A single region of the Eriocheir sinensis breed Jianghai 21 unplaced genomic scaffold, ASM2467909v1 Scaffold50, whole genome shotgun sequence genome encodes:
- the LOC126992748 gene encoding LOW QUALITY PROTEIN: methenyltetrahydrofolate synthase domain-containing protein-like (The sequence of the model RefSeq protein was modified relative to this genomic sequence to represent the inferred CDS: deleted 2 bases in 1 codon), whose product MFRSKEGIEIADIPTLTKQYVREKVWSYIEENDLADFPRPVNNRIPNFKGASGAGQRVCDLDCFHEAHTIKVNPDKPQEEVRFHTLEAGKTLLVPTPRLRSGLFNRLECPIGEGKDTLRTMAQTEGMKKHSVAVGLEMGVKVDLIVLGSVAVSLTGRRIGKGEGFADMEYGMMRSVGAASEDTPVVTTVHDCQVFDDLPAELFGPHDLPVDYIVTPTEVIAVNHDLPKPAGIYWDLLTPEKFRQVPILRVLYEQEAEQGKDVTLAGGVDLPPPEELRGGGRGRGRGGGRGRGGGGRGRGAGGRGGGGGGRTRYGSEGEDAKSGQKTIQVPPQVTINVSKKNRIVRRTVEATHELDRLGSADLEDETGGRGWRGGRGRYAPSAPKQRIPVTFAIFLGKVPPACRVRELKDALQTRDIRPADITWRGRNGFAFLRFTGPVEECDDVLGKLSGLTLQDQPVVVERAKDRPPGASMGEEYYYEDGAELDDTSHHGYSYGPPPPRRKPPHPPKKPRPPITFAVFLGKVPPTCRVRELKEALMTRQIQPADITWRGRSGFAFLRFTNPVAECEGVLSTLEGLSLQGQEVVVERAKDRVEEEEEVEVEVEVEEEGVVLSGDERSGHGSGQVNGGD is encoded by the exons ATGTTTCGAtcgaaggaaggaattgagatcGCTGATATCCCGA cccTCACCAAGCAGTATGTACGAGAGAAAGTCTGGAGCTACATTGAGGAGAATGATTTGGCGGACTTTCCGAGACCTGTCAACAACCGGATCCCAAACTTTAAG ggtgCGAGCGGGGCCGGCCAGCGAGTGTGTGATCTTGATTGTTTCCACGAGGCTCATACCATCAAGGTCAACCCAGACAAGCCCCAGGAGGAAGTGAGGTTCCATACGcttgag GCCGGGAAAACACTTCTGGTACCCACCCCAAGACTCCGCAGCGGACTATTCAACCGTCTGGAATGTCCGATCGGGGAGGGGAAAGACACCCTGCGCACGATGGCCCAGACGGAGGGGATGAAGAAGCACTCGGTTGCGGTCGGCCTAGAAATGGGTGTGAAAGTAGACCTCATAGTGCTGGGGTCCGTGGCAGTGTCCTTGACGGGGCGCaggatagggaagggggagggctTCGCGGATATGGAGTATGGAATGATGCGGTCCGTGGGTGCGGCCTCGGAGGACACGCCCGTGGTGACGACGGTTCATGATTGCCAG gtATTCGATGACCTACCTGCGGAACTGTTTGGGCCACACGACCTTCCTGTGGACTACATTGTGACTCCCACTGAGGTCATCGCTGTCAACCATGACCTGCCCAAGCCTGCCGGGATATACTGGGACCTGCTGACCCCAGAGAAGTTCCGACAGGTGCCCATCCTGAGGGTACTTTACGAGCAGGAAGCAGA ACAGGGCAAGGACGTCACCCTGGCCGGAGGGGTTGACCTGCCCCCCCCAGAGGAGCTCCGAGGGGGGGGCCGGGGCAGGGgtcggggcggggggcggggcaggggtggagggggccgggggaggggggcggggggcagggggggcgggggcggggggcggaCCAGGTACGGCTCGGAGGGAGAAGACGCAAAAAGCGGACAGAAAActatacaggt ccccccacaggtCACCATCAACGTCAGCAAAAAGAATCGGATTGTCCGTCGAACCGTCGAGGCAACACACGAACTTGACCGCCTGGGTTCCGCCGATCTGGAGGACGAGactggcggt cgggggtggcggggcggCAGAGGGAGGTATGCCCCCAGCGCCCCTAAACAGCGGATCCCGGTCACCTTCGCGATCTTCCTCGGCAAAGTACCACCAGCCTGTCG GGTCCGTGAGCTCAAAGACGCCCTCCAGACCCGTGACATCCGCCCCGCCGACATAACCTGGCGCGGACGGAACGGTTTTGCCTTCCTGCGATTCACCGGCCCTGTGGAAGAGTGCGATGACGTCCTGGGGAAGCTGAGTGGACTGACCCTTCAAGACCAGCCCGTTGTGGTGGAGCGGGCTAAGGATCGACCCCCTGGAGCATCTAtgggggaggag taCTACTACGAAGACGGGGCTGAGCTCGACGACACCTCCCACCACGGCTACTCCTATggacccccgcccccccgccgcaagcccccccacccccccaagaaGCCCCGCCCCCCCATCACCTTCGCGGTCTTCTTGGGAAAGGTGCCGCCGACTTGCAG GGTCCGGGAGCTCAAGGAGGCACTCATGACCCGCCAGATCCAACCGGCGGACATTACGTGGCGTGGAAGAAGTGGATTTGCCTTCCTCCGCTTCACCAATCCTGTGGCAGAGTGCGAAGGCGTCCTCTCCACCCTTGAGGGACTGTCGCTTCAGGggcaagaggtggtggtggagcgggCCAAGgatagggtggaggaggaggaggaggtggaggtggaggtggaggtggaggaggagggggtggtgctGAGTGGAGATGAGCGGAGTGGACATGGAAGTGGACAGGTGAATGGAGGGGattga